Within Primulina tabacum isolate GXHZ01 chromosome 5, ASM2559414v2, whole genome shotgun sequence, the genomic segment TTTTTGCTTCAAGGTTGGCATGTATTGGTTAGTGATAGTTACGGACGAGTTTCATCCCGTTTCTGTTTACttaaatttgatttataaaCGGGTCCATTTTCTTCCTTTAACGCAGATCTAGGCATGGTTTGCTCGGTCAGAGGGCAGTAGGCTTTGATTACCCTTCATTGAAAGGATATCTGATTGTTCTTGTTATAATTATCATAGATGCGTTGTTCACTGGATTCTATTCTAACTTGCAATAATTTGACTACTCAGCATGCTTGTCCTAATAAAAAGTGAAGATTCGCGGGGACTTTCTGGGTTAAAAAACATGTTAAAATAGCTTCTACTATTTCAAAGCATCGCTTTGTTCTATAAACCGTGGTGCAGTATATCTTGGTTTTTTGGTGCTAAACGAAGAAAACCTCACTTGAAATGTAGAATCTGTCTTTTCGGAGTCTTGGGATATTCACACTTATATCTTAACCCAACTTCTTATATCCCAAGTGAGCCAGTGGCTCAGGTTTTCTTGTGGCGATTTGGATTTTTTCTGCCTTGTAGAATGGGGCTTTTCTTATTTCGAGGACAAAAACGAGGGATTTTGAGTTTATTTCATGCAGGTTGGGAAATGGACACCTTCCTGTTTACCTCTGAATCCGTGAACGAAGGCCACCCCGACAAGCTCTGCGACCAGATATCTGATGCAGTACTCGACGCCTGCCTGGAACAAGATCCTGACAGTAAAGTTGCTTGTGAGACTTGTACCAAGACCAACATGGTAATGGTCTTTGGTGAAATCACAACAAAGGGTGACATAGACTATGAGAAGATTGTGCGCACCACATGCCGCAATATTGGATTCATATCCGATGACGTTGGTCTCGATGCTGACAAGTGCAAGGTCCTTGTTAACATTGAGCAGCAAAGCCCCGATATTGCTCAAGGAGTTCACGGTCACCTGACCAAACGCCCTGAAGAGATTGGTGCTGGCGACCAGGGACACATGTTCGGCTATGCCACAGATGAGACTCCTGAGTATATGCCTCTCAGCCATGTGCTTGCTACTAAATTAGGTGCTCGGCTGACAGAAGTACGCAAGGATGGTACATGTCCCTGGTTGAGACCTGATGGCAAGACTCAAGTTACGGTGGAGTACTATAATGAAAATGGTGCAATGGTTCCAATAAGGGTACACACAGTTCTCATCTCGACTCAGCATGATGAGACTGTTACTAATGATGAGATTGCCAAGGATCTGAAGGAGCATGTCATCAAGCCAGTCATCCCAGAGAAGTACCTTGACGAGAAGACGATTTTCCACCTCAATCCATCTGGTCGGTTCGTTATTGGTGGCCCTCATGGTGACGCAGGTCTCACGGGCAGAAAAATCATTATTGACACCTATGGTGGTTGGGGCGCCCATGGGGGTGGTGCCTTCTCTGGAAAGGACCCCACTAAGGTCGACAGAAGTGGTGCATATATTGTGAGGCAGGCTGCCAAGAGCATTGTTGCTAATGGCCTTGCTCGCAGGTGCATAGTACAAGTCTCATACGCCATTGGTGTGCCTGAGCCGTTATCTGTTTTTGTTGACACTTATGGCACGGGGAAGATCCCTGACAAAGAAATCCTGCAAATTGTgaaagaaaattttgatttccgACCTGGAATGATCTCGATTAACTTGGATTTGAAGAGAGGTGGTGGCGGAAGGTTCTTGAAAACCGCTGCATACGGGCACTTTGGAAGGGATGATGCTGACTTCACATGGGAGGTAGTTAAGCCCCTCAAATGGGAAAAACCCCAAGGCTAAACCCGAGACATCTGCTACTGATTTCCCATGTTACCTTGCGTTGTGTGTGTTTTTCTTCCATTTTGATTAATGTTCTTGCAGCACAGATTGCTGTGTGATATGCCATATAAGGAATGTGTGTGTGGTGTCTACTTAAATTACAGTTTGAGTCAGCAGTCGCATGTTTGCTAGTCAGATGAAAGCATCGCATATGTATGAATTGTTTCAAGTTATTGGATTTATCCTAATTCTGAGTTCGTCGCAATGTGCGCTATTTCGTACAAATACGatgtaataattatttttaaaaaataaacatcttgATACGATTTCCCATAAACTGGACCTTTTCGACAAAATCACTAATTCTGAAGCATTAAGACTCATATATCCCTGGAGATATCCAAATTTGTTGACCAACATTACcatcaaattaaatttaattgttTGTTATAATTTTGacgtaaaaagtaatatttttcataagtgACGTCTCACAGAATTGATTTTTGATATTGTCTATTGAACTTTTTATTGAAAACTCTAATACATCatcatgattttttattttttgataaaaaatTCCTAATTTTAGGGAAACAAGATAGATTGATACAAAGGATAgcataaacaaaatattattttgaaaatttatatgatACATCGAAAggacaaaatttaaaatatgcatttatgTTGGCGTCACACAAATGGTTACCTCCTCTGAAAGTTGAGTTTGCCAATACAAAATGCAAACAAAGCAGCAAAAAATATAGGGTAAAAGAATAAAATAACACCCACTAAAGGTAATTGATTATGGTGAAATCCAAAGTAGTCCCTCAGGAAAGCAGCAACGGATTTGGTTTCTCCAAACACTCTGATTGGCTTTTCTATATCTCCATATTGTGAAGTGAGCATCCCATTCAATGACCAAGAAGTTGGAATCACATAATAAAACCAGAGCCACCACTTGGGAATTTGCTGTAcattcaagaacacaattcacCGTCACCATATATCTCACAAGTACCTTTCTATTGAAGTGGGAATCAATTATTTGGAAGAAGTGGTTACCGGGCGAGGAATCAAGAATCCGGCGAACAGATTGAACATTGTGTAGAAAGTTGACTGCAAAACTGGCAGCCACTGGGAAACTTGGTGTTATCGAAACCATCATCATCCCAAGATAAGTGAAGTAGAGCAATGTAGTGAACATGGAGTAGAAGTACCAAAACACCTTATGTGCTGTCCAGTAGTATCCAATCAATGGATATGTTATCACTGTGAATGCAATTGCTTGTGCTAAGAGATATGGAATCTCTATTATGACCTGTCAAATTGAAGAAAAAGACTGTTGATTCCCACGTCAAAACGAAACGAATCACTCTAACAACTCATTATGCAGATAGGAATTAATTGTTGGCAGAACTTATTATGCAGATCGTGGCTCGCACCGGCTCTTTTGGTATCCGTGGGGCAGAAGCTGTTTCATTTAGACATTGCGAAAGATGAGGTTAAGGCGAATACATACCTGTGCTGCTGAAAATGCCAATGAAGTGTACATTCCAGCAAATCGTTCTCTGTAGAAAACCATCCGCTCCGTGCTGACATATGGAAGAACCGAGGAGGAATTGTTTATGCCACAGAAGAGAGCTGATGCATACATTGAACCAAGTAGAGTGAATAGGCTCTGCTGATTGTCTCTATCAAACagagcataaaatataaaaacacaaaTCAGAGTTAGCATAAACCAATGTGGAAGCTGTTGCATGAGAGAGAATAATAAACTTGCAGAGATCTTTATGGCTTACATTTTCTTGCCCCGATCACGGAACAATAATCcgaaaagaaaagaagaaaaaagcATATGAAGTGATCGCGTCAAGTTGTATGAAGGGCTTCTCCAATAAGACCAGTGCTGCTTCCATAGGCAGGATTTGAATTGCCCCCACCAATTTTGTGAGTAAAGAGTTGGAAAATGGAGATCTTTCGAAACAGCCGGTGGTTTACCAAGGTGATTCACAAGCTCTTTGTTGGTCCTGGGAATCAAACAACAGAAAAGAGATTCATCACACACAATTAAGAAATATGACATGTTTCATTTGTTGTTAATAATAATAGTACGATTGGACTATCTAGCAGTTTAGACTAATCATTTCCCAGAGCAAACACggatgcaaaattatttttgtaGAATCGAACTTTCATAACTTGATATATCCCAAAGATTCTTAATTTAGCATCCTTAACTCCAATATTGACTGCTAAGCTAGCAGGAGCAACAATTGGCCTCCAAATGTCTCTACTGGATTCTATAGTGTAGACTCACTTCCATGGCCCACGGGCCTATGATGTGACATAACGTGCTTACATTTGTGGACTGTGGAGTCATTTCTTGAAGTTGTTGAATAACTTACTAAATACATGAAGCTACCTCTTGAATTCGTCATTACCACTTTTAGAATCCAGGCATTGGTAGATCGATATGCTAAGCCACAAAATCGACATCATGTTATGAAAGAAAGGGTGATTGTAACACTCCTTTCTCACATTGAACTGTAGGACATGTGGATGACTTTACAAGTTTGTTTAACTGATTTTTCTAACAGGAATTAATCGTTTTTGTAAAGGAGAAGAAATGCCAAGTAGTTACCAGCAAAATCTATCATACGGAATCTCGCTTAAATGAGTCCTTAAGTTTATAACTAATGCAAGAGACGGTTAACCATGTAGCCCATAGAAACTCACTTGTATAGAGAAGAATTCTTGTAAATGTCAGCAAAGTCTAAGCCAAGTTCAGCTTCAGATGAAGTTGAAGTAACCTCCAACATCCATGTTGCAGGATTGTAGTTGTCTCTAATTTTTGGTACACCGGAGTGACTCTGTAACGACTCGCAAAAGTAAACATCAACGAATAATCTTCAAGTAAGTTGAGCAAGAGAAAGCATCGTGTATTACTGAATACAAAGATTCACCTCAAAATATTCAATAATTTTCGAAGAATGCTGACCTAAAGGTCCACAATATATCATTTGACCTCCTGTTTTCAAGAGTACCAACTGCAGATAAAAACTATATGTTACTCTTGTCTTTTTTGGTAAGTGAAAACATGAATGGATCCAAATGTAAAAAGTTACCTCATCAAATGCCTCAAATATGTCGATACTCGGCTGGTGAATGGTACAGACTATTGTTCTGCCTGTATTCGCCACATTCTTTACTGCTCGCATAACTATTGCAGCTGCTCTCGCATCTAGTCCAGTTGTAGGCTCGTCCATAAAGATAATCGAAGGGTTAGCAACAAGTTCAACCGCAATTGTTAAGCGTTTTCTTTGCTCAGTTGAAAGACCAGTAACACCAGGCATGCCAACCAATGCATCCTTGATCCCATCAAGCTCGATGGTTTCAAGAACTTCATTCACAAATTCCTGAAAAAACACCATGAAATAATGTGCTACGGCTAATAAAGAAATGCAAACTGTTAGGAAATTAGTGTCCTACGTATTTGGTTTTAGGGTCGATACTAGGTTGGAGACGAAGCCAAGCAGAAAAAATGAGTGATTCTTCGACAGTAATCTGAGGAGAGTGTATGTCTACTTGTTCACAATAGCCTGAAACTCGAGCAAACGTCGATTGAACTTTAAGATACCCTCCTACTCTAATTTCTCCGTCTATGGTTCCGCTAGTTTTTCTGCCCGCAAGAACATCTAGAAGTGTGGTTTTCCCGGCTCCACTCACGCCCATCAGTGCCGTAAGAACACCCGGCCTAAATGAACCAGTGATGTCACTAAGAAGCCGAAGCCTTTTCTCGGTGAATCCACGCTCCTTCATTGCCTAAAAAGGTAATCATGGAACAAAATATGCCATCTAATTTCATTTCTGATGTTTCTTGATGATACCATGAAATATCATAACTTAGGAATAAAATGTGACTTGATTCATGTGTTTACCAAAGGGGTTTCAACATAGTACTGCACGTCTTCAAATGTTATATTTAAGGGTTCAAAAGGTAACACCATCTTATCTGCAAGAATGCGACAGAAAATTTAAGTAAACATGAAGTGAaattacataaatattttttgataaaatgGAAAAACCTGACCTTTGAGAGTTTTTGCGGTGTTTCTAGGAGGAGAAACTTTGGAATGCTCTTCTGCATGGGTTCGGGTGTCGGGTTCTGTATTTCCTTTTAGCTGGGAGAGCTTTTCACTTGAAATAATAGCGCGAGAACTTGAAGCTGGTGCattgtttcaaatatttatttcgTTACTTGAATCATCTTGACTTGGAATCTAAACAATTATCTAAAAATGCTCTTACATTTCAAGAAAGTTAGGGCCAATGTGAATCCAATGTTGAGAAGCAATGTATATACTAAGAGGGCACCGATGGATATCCAATAAAGATTTCCTCCAAAGCTTAAACCCCGGTTTTGAAGTGCTTCATGTCCTATTGTTGTATTTCCTTGCAGCTCCTTTACAAAATTTGGCAAAGACAGAACAGAGAATGATTTTGTTGGTCCTGTTGTTAGTTGTTTCGAAATTTCCAAATTGAGAAAATGGTAGTAAAATTAAGAAACATGTTCACCTTTTGCCATCTTGGAGCTAGAAATTCATTCACTGCAAGGCCTATCTCTCCATATGATAGTGGAGAAACCCAGAAAGCCCATTTCAGCCATTCTGGCATGGATGCTGCAAGAAACAGCAAACTCCTGAGTGCCAGAAGTTAAAATATGTGACGAActaaaacaaataaattaaaacgACTCACGTCTCGGGATCAAGAATCCACTGAATAGCATTACAAACAGTATGCACATACTGCCAGCCGTTGTAGACGCAACGACACTCCTAAAGACTGATGCCATGAAACGGAACATAGATATCGAGGTCATATGTACCGCAAACAACAATATCATTTGTCGAAAAAACCTGAAAAAAACAAAAGTAAGGTATATGCTAATTCACAAAATATCAAACATTTTTCTGTACTGTAAAATGTTGAATGGCAGCAACCTTCCGGCCTCGGGGCTGAACCCGATGACATAGTAAGTGAGTGACGTCCATACAATAGCTTCAAAAACCGAAAGTGGAATCTTGAGAATGGAAGCTGGAATTGCATAAGCCCAAGCAGGGTAAAAGTATGAGTCTCTCTGTTTGTAGAAAATTTCAAGCCTCGCAATGGTCATCGAAAGCTCGGGAAATCCATCGATAAGAAGAATAAGGAGTGAATAAAATAGAGCTCCCAAGTAACTGTTAGCATGTACAATATCAATTCCCATTTGTGTCCTCAAGAATACAGTCATTGTGACTGATGCAATGATGATAAGCTGCAAAAGATCGAATTGTATTGAAGAAGTACTTAGAAAACTCAATGTAACTCTGAGAAAAAATCAATGGACTAAGCCAACCTGAACAGCTTTGAATACATATATGAAAGAGTTTCTTCTCATGAGAAGGTATTCCCTTGACAAACACGCTTTAAACAACGTCCATTTAGAAAGAGAATACTTGTTAAAACTTGTTGCATTTTCGTGGCTTTTGGACTTATCGTAAGGAACAGAGAGATCTTCGCTATATTTCTTCATGTAGGACGACTCATTGCATTTTCTTGAGAATGCTTCAACCGAAACATAACGATAAGTTTGGTCCGTTTCATTCCAGTATTGTTCTTGATCGTTCCTTGAAATGACCTGATGATTAAACCATTCAAATGTGAGATGATATTGGATTACACGACATGAAATAGCGAAAATACACAGATTTAATGAACTTGCCTCCTGAAGAAAATCGGCAACTCCTTTTCTTTCGGGACATTTGAATCCACATGACTTGAAAAATTCTAAAACATCAGTTCGAGGTCCATGATAGATGATCTTTCCCTCTCCCATTAAGATAATATCATCAAATAAGTCGAACGTTTCTGGTGCTGGTTGGAGAAGTGAAATAAGTATAGTTGCATCTGTGATATGCGCTAGTTGTTGAAGAAAACAAACGATCTGGTATGTTGTCGAGCTGTCTAAGCCGTTAGATATTTCGTCCATGAATAAAGCTTTTGTTGGTCCAACAATCATCTCACCTTAATAAAGTCGATCGAAGATTAAATACTTGAAATCACAAAAACATTTAGTATTATTGGAGTAACCATGTTGCAAGAaaatgacttgtacttttaacAATGAGACTACCTGTTGTGAGTCTTTTCTTCTGTCCACCTGAGATACCTCTCCTCATGGCGTCTCCGAAGAGCATGTCAGCACAAATATCTAGTCCAAGAATCTGAAAAATGTCGAAATGATATGGTAACTATCAATTGTAAGGCGCTTGATCTACACAGTGCTAGCTGAAGAGTAATAACTAAATCAagtaagaaaatacttttaatatgtAGTCTGTCTGAAGTGTTGTCTTTTGTCCTTCTACAGCAATTGCCTATCCCGAATTAAGACAAAGAACGCATAAGTTTGACACAAAAGGAAAATGAGAACTAAAAGTATTCGGAATTTAAGTACCTTCATGTAGGTATCTATATCAGGATCAGGAACAATTTTTGCTTCTTTCTCCTTTTTAGTAAGTCGAGTCATAATTTCTGAGGATTAGATCATGTTATCAATCatcatgaaaaaataattttcgcgataaatctaaattttatattataaactAGTTGCCTGCTCGGCTTCCGATTCCTTGACAGCGAGATGAAAAATCTAATGTTTCTCTGACAGTCATTTCAGGGATGTGCTGATCATATTGGCTTATATAAGCTGAAGTTTTCTGTGCTACAAACTCTTCCAGTTTGTACCCGTTGTATGAAATCTCGCCAGTAACCTATTGTGGAGGAAAAGCACAAACACTTCTTACGTGGAACTTTATTGAAAATTATATGACATAAAAAACCAAAATAATTGGCCTTCAAAGCCAAAAAAACAGAGGCACCACACCTTAAGCGACTTTTTCAGGTTGCCTGAAAGGGCTTTCAAGAATGTTGTCTTGCCACAGCCTGGAGGACCTAGTAACAGAGTCATTCTGCAACAAGAATTCCTTATCACATACCATACATACACCAACAAAGTGAAGCAAACAAATTACAAGTTTGTTGTTTTTCGAAAAAAGTAGAAAACAGGAGAGAAAGTATATTCAATATACCTTCCAGGCCTAATTATGCCACTAACACCATTAATGATGGTTATCTTGGCTTCTTGTGATGGTAAACAAGGAAGTTTGCTAATG encodes:
- the LOC142546977 gene encoding LOW QUALITY PROTEIN: pleiotropic drug resistance protein 3-like (The sequence of the model RefSeq protein was modified relative to this genomic sequence to represent the inferred CDS: deleted 1 base in 1 codon), producing MADLVGTDEIESFRHDLSEIGRSLRSSFRRRISSFRSNSELSNASDIHDLDDETLMHWAAIDRLPTYDRLRSSLFDQIADGNEPENGGKRIVDVTKLGAPERHMFIEKLIKHIEHDNLRLLRKIRKRIDKVGVELPTIEVRYKNLRVEDECEIVYGKPLPTLWNTVKSALSGISKLPCLPSQEAKITIINGVSGIIRPGRMTLLLGPPGCGKTTFLKALSGNLKKSLKVTGEISYNGYKLEEFVAQKTSAYISQYDQHIPEMTVRETLDFSSRCQGIGSRAEIMTRLTKKEKEAKIVPDPDIDTYMKAIAVEGQKTTLQTDYILKILGLDICADMLFGDAMRRGISGGQKKRLTTGEMIVGPTKALFMDEISNGLDSSTTYQIVCFLQQLAHITDATILISLLQPAPETFDLFDDIILMGEGKIIYHGPRTDVLEFFKSCGFKCPERKGVADFLQEVISRNDQEQYWNETDQTYRYVSVEAFSRKCNESSYMKKYSEDLSVPYDKSKSHENATSFNKYSLSKWTLFKACLSREYLLMRRNSFIYVFKAVQLIIIASVTMTVFLRTQMGIDIVHANSYLGALFYSLLILLIDGFPELSMTIARLEIFYKQRDSYFYPAWAYAIPASILKIPLSVFEAIVWTSLTYYVIGFSPEAGRFFRQMILLFAVHMTSISMFRFMASVFRSVVASTTAGSMCILFVMLFSGFLIPRPSMPEWLKWAFWVSPLSYGEIGLAVNEFLAPRWQKELQGNTTIGHEALQNRGLSFGGNLYWISIGALLVYTLLLNIGFTLALTFLKSSSSRAIISSEKLSQLKGNTEPDTRTHAEEHSKVSPPRNTAKTLKDKMVLPFEPLNITFEDVQYYVETPLAMKERGFTEKRLRLLSDITGSFRPGVLTALMGVSGAGKTTLLDVLAGRKTSGTIDGEIRVGGYLKVQSTFARVSGYCEQVDIHSPQITVEESLIFSAWLRLQPSIDPKTKYEFVNEVLETIELDGIKDALVGMPGVTGLSTEQRKRLTIAVELVANPSIIFMDEPTTGLDARAAAIVMRAVKNVANTGRTIVCTIHQPSIDIFEAFDELVLLKTGGQMIYCGPLGQHSSKIIEYFESHSGVPKIRDNYNPATWMLEVTSTSSEAELGLDFADIYKNSSLYKTNKELVNHLGKPPAVSKDLHFPTLYSQNWWGQFKSCLWKQHWSYWRSPSYNLTRSLHMLFSSFLFGLLFRDRGKKIDNQQSLFTLLGSMYASALFCGINNSSSVLPYVSTERMVFYRERFAGMYTSLAFSAAQVIIEIPYLLAQAIAFTVITYPLIGYYWTAHKVFWYFYSMFTTLLYFTYLGMMMVSITPSFPVAASLQSTFYTMFNLFAGFLIPRPQIPKWWLWFYYVIPTSWSLNGMLTSQYGDIEKPIRVFGETKSVAAFLRDYFGFHHNQLPLVGVILFFYPIFFAALFAFCIGKLNFQRR
- the LOC142546976 gene encoding S-adenosylmethionine synthase 3; amino-acid sequence: MDTFLFTSESVNEGHPDKLCDQISDAVLDACLEQDPDSKVACETCTKTNMVMVFGEITTKGDIDYEKIVRTTCRNIGFISDDVGLDADKCKVLVNIEQQSPDIAQGVHGHLTKRPEEIGAGDQGHMFGYATDETPEYMPLSHVLATKLGARLTEVRKDGTCPWLRPDGKTQVTVEYYNENGAMVPIRVHTVLISTQHDETVTNDEIAKDLKEHVIKPVIPEKYLDEKTIFHLNPSGRFVIGGPHGDAGLTGRKIIIDTYGGWGAHGGGAFSGKDPTKVDRSGAYIVRQAAKSIVANGLARRCIVQVSYAIGVPEPLSVFVDTYGTGKIPDKEILQIVKENFDFRPGMISINLDLKRGGGGRFLKTAAYGHFGRDDADFTWEVVKPLKWEKPQG